The following proteins are co-located in the Nocardioides piscis genome:
- a CDS encoding fibronectin type III domain-containing protein produces the protein MSDVADASPASTRTAEGRIEFAVAGVPGAPSQPFSYVNREKGTIRISWEAPKDDGGSPITKYVAKEVRSGRSISCRTTVCDFPGLQDATKYAFRVAAVNKVGTSAFSDQSKTAYADTPPGRVRSISMLSRGDHTITVGWKKPDSTTEIEEYLLTWLGNSVSLDGSTTSFVVPNLDNNRKYFFSVEARNSVGWSAVRQSEPFQSIGTPLAPTGLQVVDLQAGEQVTDVRATWSPTLPEGEAPTLYTVSYSVAGKAPAAVPGCSRIQSTACTHGGRTYDGSIYSYSVRAHNALNSSPASSAVNFEAVGKPRSWGAWQAFPTGSDNQARVTATAPDSRGKTSRAAILVGGQVVWEADVSEGVAINEVVSTPSNAMEYPVQLRMCNENAPTGCTVSADAKSIQTYGPLRTEHLNPVSAQVNGLQVTWTISGTSNGDAALLGVRTDNGAEEVIALDSRGSFSVTKAVTVSDYNTRTEIRVRLFDDAPTGRGEAQVSGQATTGNPPPPTVSIYKQRACNDGDSDTTNDCSNLGMLGCTNNRCGFMGINVTGARVHFGCQVTKSTANQNMWAYEGNMDNGETITDWVFDAGYIEVTCEAGQGGPNYFSVTAALNW, from the coding sequence ATGAGTGACGTCGCCGATGCCTCGCCCGCGAGCACGCGCACCGCGGAGGGCCGGATCGAGTTCGCGGTGGCGGGTGTGCCGGGGGCGCCGTCCCAGCCGTTCTCCTACGTCAACCGCGAGAAGGGGACCATCCGGATCTCGTGGGAGGCCCCCAAGGACGACGGTGGATCGCCCATCACCAAATATGTTGCCAAGGAGGTCCGATCGGGTCGATCGATCTCCTGCCGGACCACCGTCTGCGACTTCCCCGGTCTCCAGGACGCGACCAAGTACGCCTTCCGGGTGGCGGCGGTCAACAAGGTGGGCACGAGCGCGTTCAGCGACCAGTCCAAGACGGCGTACGCCGACACCCCACCCGGCCGGGTCCGCTCCATCAGCATGCTCAGCCGCGGGGACCACACCATCACCGTGGGCTGGAAGAAGCCCGACAGCACGACCGAGATCGAGGAATACCTCCTGACCTGGTTGGGGAACTCGGTGTCCCTGGACGGCTCGACCACCAGCTTCGTCGTGCCCAACCTGGACAACAACCGGAAGTACTTCTTCTCCGTCGAGGCGCGCAACAGCGTGGGGTGGTCAGCCGTGCGGCAGTCCGAGCCGTTCCAGTCCATCGGTACGCCCCTCGCGCCCACCGGCCTCCAGGTCGTCGACCTGCAGGCGGGCGAGCAGGTCACGGATGTCCGGGCCACGTGGTCGCCGACCCTTCCGGAGGGCGAGGCTCCGACGCTCTACACCGTGAGCTACTCCGTGGCCGGCAAGGCGCCGGCCGCTGTGCCCGGGTGCTCGAGGATCCAATCCACAGCCTGCACTCACGGCGGGCGTACGTACGACGGGAGCATCTACTCCTACTCTGTCCGAGCACACAACGCTCTGAACTCGTCTCCCGCCAGCAGTGCTGTGAATTTCGAAGCCGTCGGGAAGCCGAGAAGCTGGGGAGCCTGGCAAGCCTTTCCGACCGGTTCCGACAACCAGGCCCGGGTCACCGCGACTGCCCCTGATTCACGTGGAAAGACGTCGAGGGCGGCGATCCTGGTCGGTGGGCAGGTCGTGTGGGAGGCCGACGTCTCGGAGGGTGTGGCCATCAACGAGGTGGTGTCCACCCCCAGCAATGCCATGGAATACCCGGTGCAGCTACGGATGTGCAACGAGAATGCACCGACCGGGTGCACGGTCTCGGCAGACGCCAAGTCGATTCAGACATACGGTCCCTTGCGGACAGAGCACCTCAACCCGGTCTCCGCTCAGGTCAACGGGTTGCAGGTGACCTGGACCATCAGTGGAACCTCGAACGGCGACGCCGCGCTCCTGGGTGTGCGCACGGACAACGGGGCCGAGGAAGTCATCGCACTGGACTCACGAGGCAGTTTCTCGGTGACCAAGGCCGTGACGGTGTCTGACTACAACACCCGCACCGAGATACGCGTTCGACTCTTCGACGATGCCCCCACAGGCCGTGGCGAGGCCCAGGTATCGGGCCAGGCCACGACCGGCAATCCGCCCCCGCCGACGGTCTCGATCTACAAGCAACGCGCCTGCAACGACGGCGACAGTGACACAACGAACGATTGCAGCAACTTGGGCATGCTCGGGTGTACCAACAATCGCTGCGGTTTCATGGGCATCAACGTCACGGGCGCGCGAGTGCACTTCGGTTGTCAGGTGACCAAGTCCACGGCCAACCAGAACATGTGGGCCTACGAGGGCAACATGGACAACGGAGAAACAATCACTGATTGGGTCTTCGATGCGGGGTACATCGAAGTCACCTGCGAGGCAGGTCAGGGTGGGCCCAACTACTTCTCAGTGACCGCAGCACTCAACTGGTAG
- a CDS encoding AAA family ATPase: MTISHEQADWFKKTFDQLTDNMEKAVLGKRHVVRLALTCLLSEGHILLEDFPGTGKTMLARALANTVQGSQARIQFTPDLLPSDVTGVTVYDQHKGTFEFHPGPIFHTIVLADEINRASPKTQSALLEVMEEGRITVDGVAHPVGRPFLVIATQNPIEQAGTYRLPEAQLDRFLMKTSMGYPDRAATVELLVNAAVRDRASLVTPVITAATISQMSGLADQVYVDPAVVGYVAELAEESRRQPHVKLGLSPRGCLAFIRVAKTWAAADGRDHVVPDDIKEMAEPILSHRLLLDAEAQFSGVSVQTVIGRLLDAVEPPTDRVA, encoded by the coding sequence ATGACCATCTCGCACGAGCAAGCCGACTGGTTCAAGAAGACCTTCGACCAGCTGACCGACAACATGGAGAAAGCCGTCCTCGGCAAGCGCCACGTCGTGCGCCTGGCGCTGACCTGCCTGCTGTCGGAGGGGCACATCCTGCTCGAGGACTTCCCCGGCACCGGCAAGACCATGCTGGCCCGCGCGCTGGCCAACACCGTGCAGGGTTCCCAGGCCCGGATCCAGTTCACCCCTGACCTGCTGCCCTCCGACGTCACCGGCGTGACCGTCTACGACCAGCACAAGGGCACGTTCGAGTTCCACCCCGGCCCGATCTTCCACACGATCGTGCTGGCCGACGAGATCAACCGCGCCTCACCGAAGACCCAGTCGGCGCTGCTGGAGGTCATGGAGGAAGGACGGATCACCGTCGACGGGGTCGCACACCCGGTCGGCAGGCCGTTCCTCGTCATCGCGACGCAGAACCCGATCGAGCAGGCCGGCACCTATCGCCTGCCCGAGGCCCAGCTGGACCGTTTCTTGATGAAGACCTCGATGGGTTATCCCGACCGGGCCGCGACCGTCGAGCTCCTCGTCAACGCAGCGGTCCGCGACCGGGCCTCGTTGGTCACCCCTGTCATCACGGCGGCCACCATCTCGCAGATGAGCGGCCTGGCCGACCAGGTCTACGTCGACCCCGCGGTCGTGGGATATGTCGCCGAGCTGGCTGAGGAGTCCCGCCGCCAGCCCCACGTCAAGCTCGGCCTCTCCCCGCGCGGCTGCCTGGCCTTCATCCGGGTGGCCAAGACGTGGGCGGCCGCCGATGGACGCGACCACGTGGTGCCCGACGACATCAAGGAGATGGCCGAACCGATCCTGTCCCACCGCCTGCTCCTCGACGCCGAGGCGCAGTTCAGCGGGGTCAGCGTGCAGACGGTGATCGGGCGTCTGCTCGACGCCGTCGAGCCGCCGACCGACCGGGTGGCCTGA
- a CDS encoding DUF58 domain-containing protein codes for MERVKQLLGVVRPLGWLILGIGLGAAYVAVVADWHELAVIAAACLLLLALTAPFLIGRTNVDVDLRLAPERVAAGESVAAGVIVKNIARGRLLPTSLEVPVGASVHRYGIAFLPPGGRHEESFTIRTERRGVIGVGPATTRRGDPLGVFSRDVVWTPVREVLVRPPMVPLDTLGAGLLRDLEGVSTDAISQSDLAFHALREYVPGDDLRHIHWRSSAKVMASTGESSLLVRQYLDTRRSHAAIVVDDMESSWPDLDEFETAMSVAASIAVRALLDEFDVSFVCGSTASTGNDGHLALDAVCRATTGDVGVVKAARRATHVAPDCSLLFLVGGPASEFSDLLRGSAAFPPEVRRYAILFDANGQSRVTETGGLPVLHLADKDDLGGLLRWSVK; via the coding sequence ATGGAGCGGGTCAAGCAGCTGTTGGGCGTCGTCCGTCCCCTGGGATGGTTGATCCTCGGCATCGGACTGGGTGCGGCATACGTCGCGGTGGTGGCGGACTGGCACGAGCTCGCGGTCATCGCGGCGGCCTGCCTGCTGCTCCTCGCGCTGACCGCCCCCTTCCTCATCGGTCGGACCAACGTCGACGTGGATCTGCGGCTGGCGCCCGAGCGGGTGGCGGCAGGGGAGTCCGTCGCGGCGGGCGTGATCGTGAAGAACATCGCCCGCGGCCGCCTGCTGCCGACCTCGTTGGAGGTCCCCGTCGGGGCCTCGGTCCACCGCTACGGGATCGCCTTCCTGCCGCCCGGTGGCCGGCACGAGGAGTCCTTCACCATCCGCACCGAGCGCCGCGGCGTCATCGGGGTGGGACCGGCGACGACGCGCCGTGGCGATCCGCTGGGGGTCTTCTCGCGCGACGTCGTCTGGACGCCCGTGCGTGAGGTCCTGGTCCGACCGCCCATGGTCCCTCTCGACACGTTGGGCGCCGGCCTCCTGCGCGACCTCGAGGGCGTCTCGACCGACGCCATCTCGCAGAGCGACCTTGCCTTCCACGCGTTGCGCGAATACGTGCCCGGCGACGACCTGCGCCACATCCACTGGCGGTCCTCGGCCAAGGTCATGGCCTCGACCGGCGAGTCCAGCCTCCTGGTCCGTCAATACCTCGACACCCGTCGCAGCCATGCCGCGATCGTCGTCGACGACATGGAGTCCTCCTGGCCCGATCTCGACGAGTTCGAGACCGCGATGTCCGTCGCCGCCTCCATCGCCGTACGCGCGCTGCTCGACGAGTTCGACGTCTCCTTCGTCTGCGGGAGCACGGCGTCCACCGGCAACGACGGCCATCTCGCCCTGGACGCGGTGTGTCGTGCCACCACGGGAGACGTCGGGGTCGTGAAGGCAGCACGCCGGGCCACGCACGTCGCCCCCGACTGCAGCCTGCTCTTCCTGGTGGGCGGCCCCGCCAGCGAGTTCTCCGACCTGCTGCGTGGCAGTGCGGCCTTCCCCCCGGAAGTGCGCCGCTATGCCATCCTGTTCGACGCGAACGGCCAGAGCCGGGTCACCGAGACCGGCGGGCTGCCGGTCCTGCACCTCGCCGACAAGGACGACCTCGGCGGCCTGCTCCGGTGGAGCGTCAAGTGA
- a CDS encoding transglutaminase-like domain-containing protein has protein sequence MTASALALPASALVTGGDDDERLVARAWVEPPFDIGRYPSPLAGFRKYVDLRPGDDPTNVFTKTLFTVRGVPAGTRVRIAAMDTYDGMVWGASNDALPGEAAADSFQRVSSTIDNPAEGEDVEAEVTIGEGHSGVWLPTVGALRGIEFGLGEPDRKAESFRYNLATSTAVVPSGLRAGDTYSFKAVQPPAEVDQDTLAAAAVTALPPGTGFLTEPANDWSKEATTPMGRVLAIADHLKSEGKYSDGVTKAEQVYHPGHNLRRLSDEFINDEQMVGNDEQYAAVMALLAQEVGVPARVVLGAVVPEGGVVTGAEVEAWVELQAADGTWRTLPADRFMSKEPPAEKLPESKTPMSGTIVPPPAPIPPPSDAGEQSDADLKERKATKDEGTRTRCSAPRSRPGCSSWPSMSPGRWSSCWSSWPPSSVSRPCAGADGAPRTSRQPDSWAPGASWSTTLETWASTSRWVRPPVVSSRPPSDRSPPRAWLGTRTARSSGRRFRPPSRQRHTGD, from the coding sequence GTGACGGCGTCCGCGCTGGCGCTCCCGGCCAGCGCCCTGGTCACCGGCGGCGACGACGACGAACGACTGGTCGCGCGGGCGTGGGTCGAGCCACCCTTCGACATCGGCCGCTACCCGTCGCCGCTGGCAGGTTTTCGCAAGTACGTCGACCTGCGGCCCGGGGACGACCCGACCAACGTGTTCACCAAGACCTTGTTCACCGTGCGGGGCGTGCCGGCGGGGACGCGAGTGCGCATCGCGGCGATGGACACCTACGACGGCATGGTCTGGGGTGCCTCCAACGACGCGCTGCCCGGGGAAGCAGCAGCCGACTCGTTCCAGCGGGTCTCCTCGACGATCGACAACCCGGCCGAGGGCGAGGACGTCGAGGCCGAGGTGACGATCGGCGAGGGACACTCCGGGGTCTGGCTGCCCACGGTCGGGGCCCTGCGAGGAATCGAGTTCGGCCTGGGCGAACCCGACCGGAAGGCGGAGTCCTTCCGCTACAACCTCGCCACGTCGACAGCGGTCGTGCCGTCGGGCCTGCGCGCGGGCGACACCTATTCCTTCAAGGCCGTCCAACCGCCTGCCGAGGTCGACCAGGACACGCTCGCCGCGGCCGCGGTCACAGCCCTGCCGCCCGGCACCGGCTTCCTGACCGAACCGGCGAACGACTGGTCGAAGGAGGCCACCACGCCGATGGGACGCGTGCTGGCCATCGCCGACCACCTCAAGTCAGAGGGGAAGTATTCCGACGGGGTGACCAAGGCCGAGCAGGTCTATCACCCCGGGCACAACCTGCGGCGGCTCTCCGACGAGTTCATCAACGACGAGCAGATGGTCGGCAACGACGAGCAGTACGCCGCCGTGATGGCCCTGCTGGCCCAGGAGGTCGGTGTCCCCGCGCGGGTCGTGCTGGGTGCGGTCGTGCCGGAGGGCGGCGTCGTCACCGGGGCCGAGGTAGAGGCGTGGGTGGAGCTGCAGGCAGCCGACGGCACGTGGCGCACCTTGCCGGCCGACCGGTTCATGTCGAAGGAGCCGCCGGCGGAGAAGCTCCCGGAGTCCAAGACGCCGATGAGCGGGACGATCGTGCCGCCCCCGGCGCCGATCCCGCCTCCCTCGGACGCCGGCGAGCAGAGCGACGCGGACCTCAAGGAGCGCAAGGCCACCAAGGACGAGGGGACGAGGACGAGGTGCTCGGCGCCTCGGTCCCGGCCTGGCTGCTCTTCGTGGCCAAGTATGTCGCCGGGCCGCTGGTCCTCGTGCTGGTCGTCCTGGCCGCCATCCTCGGTCTCAAGGCCCTGCGCCGGCGCCGACGGCGCACCGCGGACGTCACGTCAGCCCGATTCGTGGGCGCCTGGCGCGAGCTGGTCGACCACGCTCGAGACCTGGGCCAGCACGTCCCGATGGGTGCGGCCACCCGTCGTGAGCAGTCGTCCTCCATCGGATCGGAGTCCGCCCCGGGCCTGGCTCGGCACGCGGACGGCGCGGTCTTCGGGCCGGCGATTCCGGCCGCCGAGCAGGCAGCGGCATACTGGAGACTGA
- the infA gene encoding translation initiation factor IF-1 produces MPKKEGVIELEGSVVEALPNAMFRVELTNGHKVLAHISGKMRQHYIRILPEDRVVVELSPYDLTRGRIVYRYK; encoded by the coding sequence ATGCCGAAGAAAGAAGGCGTGATCGAACTGGAGGGCTCCGTCGTGGAGGCCCTTCCCAATGCCATGTTCCGGGTCGAGCTGACCAACGGACACAAGGTTCTCGCCCACATCAGCGGCAAGATGCGTCAGCACTACATCCGGATCCTCCCTGAGGACCGCGTGGTGGTGGAGCTGTCCCCCTACGACCTGACCCGAGGTCGGATCGTCTACCGCTACAAGTAG
- the rpmJ gene encoding 50S ribosomal protein L36, producing MKVNPSVKPMCDKCKVIRRHGRVMVICENPRHKQRQG from the coding sequence ATGAAGGTCAACCCGAGCGTCAAGCCGATGTGCGACAAGTGCAAGGTCATTCGTCGTCACGGCCGCGTCATGGTCATCTGCGAGAACCCTCGCCACAAGCAGCGGCAAGGGTGA
- the rpsM gene encoding 30S ribosomal protein S13, protein MARLVGVDLPRDKRIEIALTYIYGIGRTRSQQLLAETGVDPNARVHTLGDEELVKLRDAIEANFKIEGDLRREVQADIRRKIEIGSYQGRRHRMGLPVRGQRTKTNARTRKGPKRTVAGKKKAK, encoded by the coding sequence ATGGCACGCCTCGTTGGTGTGGACCTCCCGCGCGACAAGCGCATCGAGATCGCACTCACCTACATCTACGGCATCGGCCGTACCCGCTCCCAGCAGCTCCTCGCCGAAACCGGGGTCGACCCGAACGCGCGCGTCCACACGTTGGGCGACGAAGAGCTGGTCAAGCTCCGTGACGCGATCGAAGCCAACTTCAAGATCGAGGGTGACCTCCGTCGCGAGGTCCAGGCTGACATCCGTCGCAAGATCGAGATCGGCAGCTACCAGGGCCGCCGCCACCGCATGGGCCTGCCGGTCCGCGGACAGCGGACCAAGACCAATGCGCGCACCCGCAAGGGTCCCAAGCGCACTGTTGCCGGCAAGAAGAAGGCCAAGTGA
- the rpsK gene encoding 30S ribosomal protein S11 has product MPPKSRATKVRRKEKKNIAQGEAHIKSTFNNTIVTITDPTGAVISWASAGTVGFKGSRKSTPFAAQMAAEAAGRRAMDHGMKKIDVFVKGPGSGRETAIRSLGAIGLEVGTIQDVTPTPHNGCRPPKRRRV; this is encoded by the coding sequence ATGCCTCCCAAGAGCCGCGCCACCAAGGTGCGTCGCAAGGAGAAGAAGAACATTGCTCAGGGCGAAGCCCACATCAAGAGCACGTTCAACAACACCATCGTCACCATCACCGACCCCACCGGCGCCGTGATCTCGTGGGCCTCTGCCGGCACCGTCGGCTTCAAGGGCTCGCGCAAGTCCACCCCGTTCGCGGCCCAGATGGCTGCCGAGGCCGCTGGTCGTCGTGCCATGGACCACGGCATGAAGAAGATCGACGTCTTCGTCAAGGGTCCGGGCTCGGGTCGTGAGACCGCCATTCGTTCGCTGGGTGCGATCGGCCTCGAGGTCGGCACCATCCAGGACGTCACGCCCACCCCCCACAACGGTTGCCGCCCGCCCAAGCGCCGGCGCGTCTGA
- a CDS encoding DNA-directed RNA polymerase subunit alpha, translated as MLIAQRPTLSEESVDEFRSRFVIEPLEPGFGYTLGNSLRRTLLSSIPGASVTSIKVDTVLHEFSTIEGVTEDVTEIILNLKGLVVSSEHDEPVTMYLRKSGAGAVTAADIAPPAGVEVHNPDLKIATLSDKGKIELELVVERGRGYVSAVQNKGADNEIGRIPVDSIYSPVLKVTYKVEATRVEQRTDFDKLVIDIETKASIRPRDAIASAGKTLVELFGLARELNVEAEGVDIGPSPVDEQLAADLALPVEDLQLTVRSYNCLKREGIHTVGELISRSEQDLLDIRNFGAKSIDEVKAKLVEMGLSLKDSAPGFDPHAALAAYGDDDDDAFVEDEQY; from the coding sequence GTGCTTATCGCTCAGCGCCCGACCCTCTCCGAAGAGTCCGTCGACGAGTTCCGTTCGCGGTTCGTCATCGAGCCGCTGGAGCCCGGCTTCGGCTACACGCTCGGCAACTCCCTGCGCCGTACCCTCCTGTCCTCCATCCCCGGTGCCTCCGTCACGAGCATCAAGGTGGACACCGTCCTCCACGAGTTCTCGACCATCGAGGGCGTCACCGAGGACGTCACCGAGATCATCCTCAACCTGAAGGGCCTGGTCGTCTCCTCCGAGCACGACGAGCCCGTCACGATGTACCTGCGCAAGTCCGGCGCGGGTGCCGTCACCGCCGCTGACATCGCGCCCCCGGCCGGTGTCGAGGTGCACAACCCCGACCTCAAGATCGCGACCCTGTCCGACAAGGGCAAGATCGAGCTCGAGCTGGTCGTCGAGCGTGGCCGCGGCTACGTCTCGGCCGTCCAGAACAAGGGTGCCGACAACGAGATCGGCCGGATCCCGGTCGACTCGATCTACAGCCCCGTGCTGAAGGTGACCTACAAGGTCGAGGCAACCCGTGTCGAGCAGCGCACCGACTTCGACAAGCTCGTCATCGACATCGAGACGAAGGCCTCGATCCGTCCCCGGGACGCGATCGCCTCGGCCGGCAAGACGCTCGTCGAGCTGTTCGGCCTTGCGCGTGAGCTCAACGTCGAGGCCGAGGGCGTCGACATCGGCCCCTCGCCCGTCGACGAGCAGCTCGCCGCCGACCTGGCCCTTCCGGTCGAGGACCTGCAGCTGACGGTCCGGTCCTACAACTGCCTCAAGCGCGAGGGCATCCACACCGTGGGTGAGCTCATCAGCCGCTCGGAGCAGGACCTGCTCGACATCCGCAACTTCGGTGCCAAGTCGATCGACGAGGTCAAGGCCAAGCTGGTCGAGATGGGCCTGTCCCTCAAGGACAGCGCGCCCGGCTTCGACCCGCACGCCGCGCTCGCGGCATACGGCGACGACGACGACGACGCCTTCGTCGAGGACGAGCAGTACTAA
- a CDS encoding PfkB family carbohydrate kinase, with protein sequence MEEVALVAGETVADVVRGPEGDRTVPGGSAANAAVALARLGREAWLLTGWGDDDHGALLESHLAANGVRLAAQPCVFEETSRAVATIGPDGAADYDLTIGTRLPEPMLPADVRPVVLAFGSFAALVEPGAAVVRSLVERWRDRALVYYDVNVREKVTGTGAGVVAQVEALVAGSHLVKASDEDLAALWPGVDDATAAVRLLDLGACAVLVTRGPRGAAWFARDVRVEVPPVAVEVVDTIGAGDTLGAAAVDALWRLGVVGPGAAERLIGLTPGVVEDVLGFATRAAGVTVSRPGADPPFSSELG encoded by the coding sequence ATGGAAGAGGTGGCCCTGGTGGCCGGCGAGACCGTGGCCGACGTGGTGCGTGGGCCCGAGGGCGACCGCACCGTGCCGGGCGGGAGTGCGGCCAACGCTGCCGTCGCCCTGGCGCGGCTGGGACGCGAGGCGTGGCTGCTCACCGGGTGGGGCGATGACGACCACGGGGCGCTGCTCGAGTCCCACCTGGCCGCCAACGGCGTCCGTCTGGCTGCGCAGCCGTGCGTGTTCGAGGAGACGTCCCGGGCCGTGGCGACGATCGGCCCCGACGGGGCAGCCGACTACGACCTGACGATCGGCACGCGGCTGCCGGAGCCGATGCTGCCTGCAGACGTGCGCCCGGTGGTCCTGGCGTTCGGCTCCTTCGCGGCGCTGGTCGAACCCGGTGCTGCCGTGGTGCGCTCGTTGGTCGAGCGATGGCGTGATCGCGCACTGGTCTACTACGACGTCAACGTGCGGGAGAAGGTCACCGGGACGGGTGCCGGTGTGGTTGCGCAGGTCGAGGCCCTCGTCGCCGGGAGCCACCTGGTCAAGGCCAGCGACGAGGATCTGGCCGCCCTGTGGCCGGGAGTCGATGATGCGACGGCAGCGGTTCGACTGCTCGACCTGGGCGCCTGTGCTGTGCTGGTGACACGCGGTCCGCGCGGCGCCGCCTGGTTCGCCCGCGACGTCCGCGTCGAGGTGCCACCCGTGGCCGTCGAGGTCGTGGACACCATCGGGGCGGGCGACACCCTGGGGGCCGCAGCCGTCGACGCGCTCTGGCGCCTCGGGGTGGTCGGTCCCGGTGCGGCCGAGCGGCTGATCGGGCTCACGCCCGGGGTGGTGGAGGACGTCCTCGGCTTCGCGACGCGGGCTGCCGGTGTCACCGTCTCGCGGCCCGGCGCCGACCCGCCCTTCTCTAGCGAGCTGGGCTGA
- a CDS encoding TIGR03086 family metal-binding protein produces MSDSSLEVAERHRRFADCFATVARNVEDWAAPAPVAGWTARDVVDHLTGWFLHFLASGGVDLAPAPADSHDPVATWLHHAAAVQQLLETRGEEEFTHPHAGTHRLADAVDRFYSADVFMHTWDLARAGGVHVELDEDYARQLLEGMRPIEEMLRSSGQYGAAVPVPDDAPVVDQLMGFVGRDPEFSPAR; encoded by the coding sequence GTGAGCGACTCGTCGCTGGAAGTGGCCGAACGACACCGGCGGTTCGCCGACTGCTTCGCCACCGTCGCGAGGAATGTCGAGGACTGGGCGGCACCCGCGCCGGTGGCGGGCTGGACGGCTCGCGACGTCGTCGACCACCTCACCGGCTGGTTCCTTCACTTCCTGGCCTCGGGCGGAGTCGACCTGGCACCAGCCCCGGCGGACTCCCACGATCCGGTCGCGACGTGGCTCCACCACGCCGCCGCCGTCCAGCAGCTGCTCGAGACACGGGGTGAGGAAGAGTTCACCCACCCGCACGCCGGCACCCACCGGTTGGCCGACGCGGTCGATCGCTTCTACTCCGCTGACGTCTTCATGCACACCTGGGACCTCGCGCGGGCGGGCGGTGTCCACGTGGAGCTGGACGAGGACTACGCCAGGCAGCTGCTCGAGGGCATGCGTCCGATCGAGGAGATGCTGCGGTCCTCAGGGCAGTACGGCGCCGCCGTACCCGTGCCCGACGACGCGCCCGTGGTCGACCAGCTGATGGGCTTCGTCGGTCGTGACCCGGAGTTCAGCCCAGCTCGCTAG
- a CDS encoding SRPBCC domain-containing protein, with the protein MTTTHDPATRFEHAAIEADKTIPAIHIWRDFAATPAQLLRAHIDPEVFARWIGPTDLGARIEEWDARDGGSWRYTATGREGFETRFRGCFHTVREDRIVQTFTWEGMPDDVALETLTFEDLGDGRTRLHALSLCDSFEGRDAWLSSGMEVGIDDGYAAIDRMLAEGDL; encoded by the coding sequence ATGACCACGACCCACGACCCCGCCACCCGCTTCGAGCACGCAGCGATCGAGGCCGACAAGACGATCCCCGCCATCCACATCTGGCGCGACTTCGCCGCCACGCCCGCGCAGCTGTTGCGGGCCCACATCGACCCCGAGGTGTTCGCCCGCTGGATCGGGCCCACCGACCTCGGCGCACGGATCGAGGAGTGGGACGCCCGCGACGGCGGGAGCTGGCGCTACACCGCGACCGGTCGAGAGGGCTTCGAGACGAGGTTCCGCGGCTGCTTCCACACCGTGCGCGAGGACCGGATCGTCCAGACCTTCACCTGGGAGGGGATGCCCGACGACGTCGCGCTGGAGACGCTCACGTTCGAGGACCTCGGCGACGGACGCACCCGCCTCCACGCCCTGTCGCTGTGCGACTCGTTCGAGGGACGAGACGCCTGGCTCTCGAGTGGCATGGAGGTCGGCATCGACGACGGCTACGCCGCCATCGACCGGATGCTGGCCGAGGGAGACCTGTGA
- a CDS encoding ArsR/SmtB family transcription factor has translation MTDQLSRVFAALADPTRRDMVARLTDGDATVNELAAPYAVSLQAVSKHLKVLEEAGLVSRSREAQRRPVHLEAEVFDLMTTWIERYRQQAEGRFARLDAVLAELADTDTRTDIDIDTDTVHEGTAS, from the coding sequence GTGACCGACCAGCTCTCCAGGGTGTTCGCTGCCCTTGCCGACCCCACGAGACGGGACATGGTGGCGCGCCTGACCGACGGCGACGCGACCGTCAACGAGCTGGCAGCGCCATACGCCGTGAGCCTGCAGGCCGTCTCCAAGCACCTCAAGGTGCTCGAGGAGGCGGGCCTGGTCAGTCGCAGCCGGGAAGCCCAGCGCCGACCGGTGCACCTGGAAGCCGAGGTGTTCGACCTGATGACCACGTGGATCGAGCGCTACCGCCAGCAGGCCGAGGGGCGGTTCGCCCGCCTCGACGCCGTGCTCGCGGAGCTGGCCGATACCGACACTCGCACCGACATCGACATCGACACCGACACCGTTCACGAAGGGACCGCATCATGA